In Pseudomonas sp. Q1-7, the genomic window CGGCGGTGATCACCACGGTGTCGCCACGCTTGGCCATGCCCTGGGCCTGGGCGATCTCCAGTGCGGTGCTGGTGACTTCCTCGACCTTGTGCAGGCGCTCGTTGACGACCGAATAGATGCCCCAGGCCACCGTCAGGCGACGCGCGGTGTTCAGGTTCGGCGTCAGGCTGAGGATCGGCGCCTTGGGCCGCTCGCGGGAGGCGCGCAGGCTGGAGCTGCCGGACTCGGTGTAGTTCACCAGGGCGGCCACCGGCAGGATGCTGCTGATGCGGCGGATGGCGCAGCTGATGGCATCCGAAGCGGTGGCTTCGGCCTGTGGGCGGCTGACGTCGAGCTGGCTCTGGAAGTCCGGGCCGTTCTCCACCTGGCGGATGATCTTGCTCATCATCTGCACGGTTTCCAGCGGGTAGTCGCCGGAGGCGGTCTCGGCCGACAGCATCACCGCATCGGTGCCTTCGGCCACGGCGTTGGCCACGTCGGTCACTTCGGCGCGGGTCGGGGCGGGGGAGAAGCGCATGGATTCCAGCATCTGGGTCGCGACCACCACCGGGCGGCCGAGTTGGCGGCAGGTGCGGATGATGTCCTTCTGGATGCGCGGCACGTTCTCCGCCGGCACTTCCACGCCCAGGTCGCCACGGGCGACCATGATGGCGTCGCACAGGCGGGCGATTTCTTCCAGGTGCAGCACGGCGGACGGCTTCTCGATCTTGGCCATGAGGAAGGCGCGGCCCTGGATCAGCTCGCGGGCTTCGACGATGTCTTCCGGGCGCTGCACGAAGGACAGGGCCACCCAGTCCACGCCCAGGTCGAGGCCGAAGTCCAGGTCGCGGCGGTCCTTGGTGGTCAGCGGGCTGAGTTGCAGCACGGCTTCTGGCACGTTGACGCCCTTGCGGTCGGACAGCTCGCCACCGGCAATCACCTTGGTTTCCACCGCGTCTGCGTGCTTGGCAGTTACCTGCAGGCGCAGGCGGCCGTCGTCCAGCAGCAAGTTCATGCCCGGTTCCAGGGCCGCGATGATCTCGGGGTGCGGCAGGTTGACCCGCTGCGCGGTGCCGGGGGTGGCGTCCAGGTCCAGGCGGAAGGCCTGGCCGCGCTCGAGGTTGACCTTGCCATCGGCGAAACGGCCAACGCGCAGCTTCGGCCCCTGCAGGTCCATGAGGATGCCGATCGGGTAGTTCAGCTGACGTTCGACCTCGCGCACCCACTGGTAGCGCTGGGCGTGGTCGGCGTGCTCGCCATGGCTGAAGTTCAGGCGGAACAGGTTGACGCCGGCTTCCACCAGTTGGCGGATGTCGTCGATGCCTTTGATCGCCGGACCGAGGGTGGCGAGGATTTTTACTTTCTTGTCAGGCGTCATTTTTCAGGGCTCTCGAGAATCAGGATGGCGCGGAAGTCGTTGACGTTGGTGCGGGTCGGTTCGGTGACGATCAGGTCGCCGAGGGCGGCGAAATACCCGTATCCGTTGTTGTTGTCCAGTTCATCGCTGGATGAAAGGCCCTGCTTGACGGCGCGGCTGTGGCTGCAGGGGGTCATGAGGGCGCCGGCGTTGTCTTCCGAACCGTCGATGCCGTCGGTGTCGCCGGCCAGGGCGTAAACGCCCGGCAAGCCTTTCAGGGTGTCGGTCAGGCTGAGCAGGAACTCGGCGTTGCGCCCGCCGCGGCCATCGCCGCGCACGGTCACGGTGGTTTCGCCACCGGAGAGGATCACGCAGGGCGGCTTGATCGGCTGTCCGTGCAGCACCACCTGGCGGGCGATGCCGGCATGGACCTTGGCCACCTCGCGGGATTCGCCTTCCAGGTCGCCGAGGATCAGCGGGGTGAGGCCGGCAGCGCGGACTTTCTCGGCAGCGGCATCGAGGGACTGCTGAGGGGTGGCGATCAACTGGAAGTGGCTGCGGGCGAGACAGGGATCACCCGGTTTGACGGTTTCCGAGCGCGGGTCCTGCAGCCAGGCGCGTACATGGGCTGGCACTTCGATGTCGTAGCGGGCGAGGATCGCCAGGGCTTCGGCGGAGGTGGTCGGGTCAGCCACGGTGGGGCCGGAGGCGATCACGGTGGCCTCATCGCCGGGCACGTCGGAGATCGCGTAGGTGTAGACGGTGGCGGGCCAGCAGGCCTTGGCCAGACGGCCGCCCTTGATCGCCGAGAGGTGCTTGCGCACGCAGTTCATCTCGGAGATGGCGGCGCCGGATTTCAGCAGGGCCTTGTTGATCGCCTGCTTGTCCTTCAGGGTCAGGCCTTCGGCGGGCAGCGCGAGCAGGGAGGAACCGCCACCGGAGAGCAGGAAGATCACCCGGTCGTCTTCGGACAGGCCGCTGACCAGCTTCAGTACGCGCTGGGCGGTTTCCAGGCCGGCGGCATCGGGCACCGGGTGAGCGGCTTCCACCACTTCGATTTTCTTGCAGTCGGCGCCGTGGCCATAGCGGGTCACCACCAGGCCGGAGATCTCGCCCTGCCATTCGCGCTCGATCACTTCGGCCATGGCGGCGGCGGCCTTGCCGGCGCCGATGACGATGACGCGGCCGGAGCGGTCGGCGGGCAGATGGTCGGCCAGGACCTGGCGCGGGTGGGCGGCGGCGATGGCGGTGGCGAACAGGTCGCGCAGGAAGGCTTTCGGGTCGAGGGACATGGCAGGCTCCAGATGAGCGGATTCTTGTTGTAGGGCGGCGTGCCGACGAGGTGGGGCGTCGGGCGTATCAGGCCGATTTCAGTCCCGAACCGCCGCGCGCAGCGGCTCGGGACTGGAATCGACCTTCCTGGTCGTTGGCGCCGTGTCACCGCGGACCAGGAGGGTCGAAAGGGGCCCCATTGAAGGGAGGAACGGGATGTTCCCGCTCACCCTTGCAGTGGGTGTTGGATCACTCCTCGCGGATCGAGAAGTTGGCCATGTGCTCCAGGCCCTTGATCAGGGCGGAGTGGTCCCAGTTGCTGCCGCCGATGGCTGCGCAGGTGCTGAACACTTGCTGGGCATTGGCGGTGTTCGGCAGGTTCAGGCCCAGTTCACGAGCGCCGGACAGTGCCAGGTTGAGGTCCTTCTGGTGCAGGCTGATGCGGAAGCCCGGATCGAAGGTGCCCTTGATCATGCGCTCGCCATGGACTTCCAGGATCTTCGAGCCGGCAAAGCCACCCATCAGGGCTTCGCGCACCTTGGCCGGGTCGGCGCCGTTCTTGGCGGCGAACAGCAGGGCTTCGGCAACAGCCTGGATGTTCAGGGCGACGATGATCTGGTTGGCGACCTTGGCGGTCTGGCCGTCACCGTTGGCACCCACGCGGGTGATGTTCTTGCCCATGGCCTGGAACAGCGGCAGGGCGCGCTCGAAGGCGTTCGGGCAACCACCGACCATGATGCTCAGGGTCGCAGCCTTGGCGCCTACTTCACCGCCGGATACCGGGGCGTCCAGGTAGGCGGCGCCGGTGGCCTTGACCTTCTCGGCGAAGGCTTTGGTGGCGGACGGGGAGATGGAGCTCATGTCGATCACCACCTTGCCGGCACCGACGCCTTCGGCCACGCCGTCCTTGCGGAACAGTACGTCGTCCACTTGGGGGGTGTCCGGCACCATGATGATGATGAACTCGGCTTCCTGGGCGACTTCTTTCGGGTTGGCCAGGGCGACGCCGTTGTCGCCCAGCAGGTCGGCCGGAGCCTTGTCGAAGTGCTCGGAGAAGAACAGGGTGTGGCCGGCTTTCTGCAGGTTCTGAGCCATGGGCTTGCCCATGATGCCGGTGCCGATGAATCCGATCTTGGCCATGTGGTGTACCTCTTTTCTTAGATGGCGTTATGGGTTTTCAGCCAGCCCAGGCCGGCAACGGTGGTGGTGGCCGGCTTGTATTCACAGCCGATCCAGCCCTGGTAGCCGATGCGGTCCAGGTGCTGGAAGAGGAAGCGGTAGTTGATCTCGCCGGTGCCCGGCTCGTTGCGGCCCGGGTTGTCGGCGAGCTGCACATGGTTGATCGCGGCCAGGTTGGACTCGACGGTACGCGCCAGGTCACCTTCCATGATCTGCATGTGGTAGATGTCGTACTGCAGGAACAGGTTGGCGCTGCCCACTTTCTCGCGGATGGCCAGGGCCTGCTGGGTGTTGTTCAGGTAGAAGCCGGGGATGTCTCGGGTGTTGATGGCTTCGATCACCAGCCTGATGCCAGCGGACTGGAGCTTTTCGGCGGCGAACTTCAGGTTGTCCACGAAAGTCTGTTCGACGGTCGCGCAGTCGACGCCCTGCGGGCGGATGCCGGCCAGGCAGTTGATCTGGGTATTGCCCAGCACCTTGGCGTAGGCGATGGCTTTGTCCACGCCAGCGCGGAACTCTTCCACGCGGTCGGGATGGCAAGCGATGCCACGCTCGCCCTTGCCCCAGTCACCGGCCGGCAGGTTGAACAGCACCTGTTCCAGATTGTTGGCGTCCAGGCGGGCGCGGATTTCCTCTACCGGGAAGTCGTAGGGGAAGAGGTATTCGACACCGCTGAAGCCGGCTTCGGCGGCAGCGGCGAAACGGTCCAGGAAGTCCACTTCGGTGAACAGCATGGACAGGTTGGCGGCAAAACGGGGCATGAATGTCTCCTCGAATCGAATTCCCTCACCCACCACGAATAGGTGAGGGAGCAGGCTGGGGATGCGGCGAGTCGCCTCGGGCATCCCTCACCCCCGGCCCCTCTCCCGGAGGGAGAGGGGAGTCGGTCAGTCCAGCAGCGAAATGGCGGTCGGGGCGTCGGCGCCGGTCAGGGCCAGTTCCTCGAACTCGTTGATGGCGTTGATCTCGGTACCCATGGAGATGTTGGTGACACGCTCCAGGATGACCTCGACCACCACCGGTACGCGGAACTCTTCCATCAGCTTGCGCGCCTGGGCGAAGGCCGCCTGTAGGTCGTTGGCGTCGAATACGCGGATCGCCTTGCAACCCAGGCCCTCGACCACTGCGACGTGGTCCACGCCATAGCCGTTGAGTTCCGGCGCGTTGACGTTCTCGAAGGACAGCTGCACGCAGAAGTCGATCTCGAAGCCGCGCTGCGCCTGGCGGATCAGGCCCAGGTAGGAGTTGTTCACCAGCACGTGGATGTAGGGCAGGTTGAACTGCGCGCCCACGGCCAGTTCTTCGATCATGAACTGGAAGTCATAGTCGCCGGACAGCGCCACGACCGGACGGGTCGGGTCGGCCTTGACCACGCCCAGGGCCGCCGGAACGGTCCAGCCCAGCGGGCCCGCCTGGCCACAGTTGATCCAGTGGCG contains:
- a CDS encoding glycerate kinase type-2 family protein, with protein sequence MSLDPKAFLRDLFATAIAAAHPRQVLADHLPADRSGRVIVIGAGKAAAAMAEVIEREWQGEISGLVVTRYGHGADCKKIEVVEAAHPVPDAAGLETAQRVLKLVSGLSEDDRVIFLLSGGGSSLLALPAEGLTLKDKQAINKALLKSGAAISEMNCVRKHLSAIKGGRLAKACWPATVYTYAISDVPGDEATVIASGPTVADPTTSAEALAILARYDIEVPAHVRAWLQDPRSETVKPGDPCLARSHFQLIATPQQSLDAAAEKVRAAGLTPLILGDLEGESREVAKVHAGIARQVVLHGQPIKPPCVILSGGETTVTVRGDGRGGRNAEFLLSLTDTLKGLPGVYALAGDTDGIDGSEDNAGALMTPCSHSRAVKQGLSSSDELDNNNGYGYFAALGDLIVTEPTRTNVNDFRAILILESPEK
- the pyk gene encoding pyruvate kinase, with the translated sequence MTPDKKVKILATLGPAIKGIDDIRQLVEAGVNLFRLNFSHGEHADHAQRYQWVREVERQLNYPIGILMDLQGPKLRVGRFADGKVNLERGQAFRLDLDATPGTAQRVNLPHPEIIAALEPGMNLLLDDGRLRLQVTAKHADAVETKVIAGGELSDRKGVNVPEAVLQLSPLTTKDRRDLDFGLDLGVDWVALSFVQRPEDIVEARELIQGRAFLMAKIEKPSAVLHLEEIARLCDAIMVARGDLGVEVPAENVPRIQKDIIRTCRQLGRPVVVATQMLESMRFSPAPTRAEVTDVANAVAEGTDAVMLSAETASGDYPLETVQMMSKIIRQVENGPDFQSQLDVSRPQAEATASDAISCAIRRISSILPVAALVNYTESGSSSLRASRERPKAPILSLTPNLNTARRLTVAWGIYSVVNERLHKVEEVTSTALEIAQAQGMAKRGDTVVITAGVPFGQPGSTNSLRIETLN
- the hyi gene encoding hydroxypyruvate isomerase, encoding MPRFAANLSMLFTEVDFLDRFAAAAEAGFSGVEYLFPYDFPVEEIRARLDANNLEQVLFNLPAGDWGKGERGIACHPDRVEEFRAGVDKAIAYAKVLGNTQINCLAGIRPQGVDCATVEQTFVDNLKFAAEKLQSAGIRLVIEAINTRDIPGFYLNNTQQALAIREKVGSANLFLQYDIYHMQIMEGDLARTVESNLAAINHVQLADNPGRNEPGTGEINYRFLFQHLDRIGYQGWIGCEYKPATTTVAGLGWLKTHNAI
- a CDS encoding 2-hydroxy-3-oxopropionate reductase, producing the protein MAKIGFIGTGIMGKPMAQNLQKAGHTLFFSEHFDKAPADLLGDNGVALANPKEVAQEAEFIIIMVPDTPQVDDVLFRKDGVAEGVGAGKVVIDMSSISPSATKAFAEKVKATGAAYLDAPVSGGEVGAKAATLSIMVGGCPNAFERALPLFQAMGKNITRVGANGDGQTAKVANQIIVALNIQAVAEALLFAAKNGADPAKVREALMGGFAGSKILEVHGERMIKGTFDPGFRISLHQKDLNLALSGARELGLNLPNTANAQQVFSTCAAIGGSNWDHSALIKGLEHMANFSIREE